A genome region from Gambusia affinis linkage group LG24, SWU_Gaff_1.0, whole genome shotgun sequence includes the following:
- the calcrlb gene encoding calcitonin gene-related peptide type 1 receptor, producing the protein MRLCGLLTSIPFIKDYSHFSSAKRTGLQMDRSHVLLLLALLSFKEPSVVAAAADEEDDNGTRVRLRIARSQFLCFQRITGGSDRKIHSNGTAINHCNATWDGWLCWEDTEPGATEQNCPDYYHDFDTRARAIKVCTVTGEWARHPDSNRTWTDYTACKPDEDNWTPTAMTHFYLIVIGQGLSLVSLLVSLGIFFYFKTLSCERITLHKNLFLSFVLNSVVTVTLFCVTHGDSPSDQGSCKILAFVHMYIMSCNYFWMLCEGIYLHTLIVVAVFAEKQHLVWYYLLGWGFPLVPAVIYSVARACYYDDKCWVGSSTSLLYVIHAPICAALVVNLFFLLNIVRVIVTKLRVTHQAESSLYMRAVRATLILIPLLGIQHVLLVYKPHDHWLYEIYLCVEDVLIHYQGLLVSTIFCFFNGEVQTVLRRQWNLLRMQSAGTFANPEFFRSTYYATSSLTEVHRCYSIESHAEHANGKSCSDIFRSESPYV; encoded by the exons CCGTCGGTCGTGGCCGCCGCCGCcgacgaagaagacgacaacgGGACTCGCGTCAGACTCCGGATCGCCAGGTCCCAGTTCTTGTGCTTCCAAAGGATTACCGGAGGATCCGATCGCAAAATTCACAGTAACG ggACTGCCATAAATCACTGCAACGCTACGTGGGATGGATGGCTGTGCTGGGAAGACACCGAACCTGGAGCGACAGAGCAAAACTGTCCAGACTACTATCACGATTTTGACACACGAG cgAGAGCGATCAAAGTCTGCACGGTGACCGGCGAGTGGGCGCGACACCCGGACAGCAACAGGACGTGGACGGACTACACCGCCTGCAAACCCGACGAAGATAACTGGACG CCTACGGCGATGACCCACTTCTACTTGATCGTCATTGGTCAGGGGCTGTCCCTCGTGTCGCTCCTCGTTTCCTTAGGAATCTTCTTCTATTTCAA AACTTTGAGCTGCGAGAGGATAACTCTTCACAAAAatcttttcctttcatttgtCTTAAACTCCGTCGTCACCGTGACCTTGTTCTGCGTGACGCATGGGGATTCGCCGAGCGACCAG GGCAGCTGCAAGATTCTCGCCTTCGTTCACATGTACATCATGAGCTGCAACTACTTCTGGATGCTGTGCGAGGGCATTTATCTGCACACGCTGATCGTCGTGGCCGTCTTCGCCGAGAAGCAACATCTGGTGTGGTACTATCTTCTCGGATGGG GTTTCCCCCTGGTGCCGGCCGTCATATATTCCGTGGCGCGCGCCTGCTACTACGACGACAA GTGCTGGGTCGGTTCGTCCACGTCCCTGCTGTACGTCATCCACGCTCCCATCTGCGCCGCTTTAGTG GTGAATTTGTTCTTCCTTCTCAACATCGTTCGGGTCATCGTCACCAAACTCCGCGTCACGCATCAGGCTGAATCCAGCCTGTACATGAGGGCGGTGAGGGCCACCCTCATCCTCATCCCCCTGCTGGGCATCCAACACGTCCTGCTGGTGTACAAACCCCACGACCACTGGCTCTATGAGATTTACCTGTGCGTCGAAGACGTCCTAATTCATTACCAG GGTCTCTTGGTTTCTACCATATTCTGCTTCTTCAACGGGGAG GTCCAGACTGTTCTCAGGAGACAGTGGAACCTTCTGCGGATGCAGTCCGCCGGCACGTTTGCCAACCCCGAGTTCTTCCGTTCGACGTACTACGCGACGTCGTCGCTCACCGAAGTGCATCGGTGCTACAGCATCGAGAGCCACGCCGAGCACGCGAATGGAAAGAGCTGCTCTGACATTTTCAGATCGGAAAGCCCTTACGTGTAA
- the LOC122827475 gene encoding collagen alpha-2(V) chain-like yields MSAAAVLDSDGCKENGTVYSDNEIWRPALCRTCVCDSGLVVCEDEVCEELRDCRSVVFLKGECCPTCSTAPLTHTANSEAETCTENGTTYYHNQMWAPEPCRVCVCDSGVVVCEELVCEELRDCETTEVPEGECCPVCSANKPNAPFLDDKTDSCSVDGKTYPNDQIWSPEPCRVCLCDKGTVLCEDVVCEDVGDCQTTETPEGECCPVCSAAKQQQPHAETDTCTENGKVYANTDMWNPEPCRLCVCDMGTVVCEDVVCENLGNCQNTVIPSGECCPVCLSAASTFSPNTDPTTAADEKKSESCKVDGEVYHHNDIWKPAPCRVCVCDNGVSICDEIQCEPLTNCEKVTTPEGECCPVCDNFASAGRRIEIMGFKGQKGEPGDIPYVVGNPGHQGPMGPPGPQGRTGPRGFKGRRGFTGPPGFDGEPGVPGNPGEPGPPGDPSPPGGNLVSQMAGFSEKSGFAPMVSATRGEAGPRGLPGPTGPPGATGGQGIPGEHGDTGPMGEPGHRGPDGPPGKPGPDGEAGPAGATGEPGFPGSPGARGFPGLPGLPGRKGPKGHAGLAGPKGESGAVGAKGGSGAAGQMGPPGPAGPPGLQGERGRIGPTGPLGKRGSNGHPGKPGPLGPIGIPGVPGFPGSPGMKGEAGPTGVRGSRGQQGPRGDGGRVGPPGPTGQQGAAGPDGAPGARGSSGISGLQGPPGLIGPAGPPGPQGTTGAPGPKGQLGDAGLPGHKGEAGHKGERGDHGVPGPIGPLGEDGKRGPRGDAGTIGSPGPQGEMGPPGNRGFPGADGLPGQKGAQGERGLPGSAGIKGSLGDPGRNGEPGLTGARGLSGPIGAQGAEGRQGPMGSAGEDGKPGPAGSVGTRGGAGTMGLPGPKGFAGDAGKAGEAGSPGTPGQRGANGKDGETGAAGPPGPAGPAGTRGEQGPQGQTGFQGLPGPSGPPGEAGKPGDEGLAGEAGSVGETGPRGERGAPGERGETGPNGLQGPKGGPGAPGSDGPKGNSGPKGAAGEPGGPGLQGMPGERGISGPSGPKGDPGSVGEKGPEGKAGADGARGLAGPVGVVGSGGPNGEKGETGPPGPTGRRGTRGIPGSSGEPGPTGAVGFPGPSGQDGQPGVKGETGEPGPKGEAGASGPQGMAGKPGEQGPVGVAGLKGGRGTQGPAGSPGFPGLPGKVGPPGSLGATGADGPIGAPGKKGPPGVGGENGAPGRQGENGPAGPAGSPGEKGGPGEDGPPGPDGPPGPAGTTGQRGGVGLPGVRGERGSDGLPGPAGPPGKPGAPGAQGTNGPPGGVGLPGATGPRGDPGPEGIAGAEGAPGKDGLVGERGDRGNPGPEGLPGVLGSPGNEGPVGTIGGPGQRGETGARGPPGPQGQPGVRGKVGPQGPQGEKGGTGEPGERGQKGHRGFTGLQGLPGITGATGDAGARGIIGPAGQRGPPGVVGPPGKEGNAGQPGPMGAPGSRGTEGDLGAQGPPGEPGPAGPPGPPGPPTAAAEELYAVDYDAHGEVGEAVELGEYDAAADPPPPPEFNKDEAKPNNNILGAETGVRATLKTLNGHLQNLRSPDGSKTNPAKTCQDIRQCYPQKRSGEYWLDPNQGSTKDAIRVLCNMETGETCIPANPASVPRKAWWTKSTPSPNKPTWFGADMNGGAKFFYGSEEEQPNAVAVQMKLLQLLSKESHQNVTYHCRNSVAVKDEQAGNFKKALVLRGANGQEMRAQGNSRLRYAVVEDGCSKPNGEWGKTVIEYRTQTTTRLPVVDLAPMDVGKADQEFGLDIGPVCFS; encoded by the exons ATGTCGGCTGCTGCTGTGCTTGACTCAGACGGCTGTAAGGAAAACGGAACAGTCTACTCCGACAATGAGATATGGAGGCCCGCGCTGTGCCGAACCTGTGTGTGCGACAGCGGCCTTGTAGTGTGTGAGGACGAGGTGTGTGAGGAGCTCAGAGACTGCCGGTCGGTGGTGTTTCTGAAAGGCGAGTGTTGCCCCACGTGCTCCACCGCGCCACTGACCCACACGGCAAACTCTGAAGCAG AGACCTGCACAGAAAATGGCACCACCTACTACCACAATCAAATGTGGGCCCCAGAGCCGTGTCGAGTCTGTGTGTGCGACTCGGGAGTAGTGGTGTGTGAGGAACTGGTGTGTGAAGAGCTAAGGGACTGCGAGACCACCGAGGTCCCCGAGGGCGAGTGTTGCCCCGTGTGCTCGGCCAACAAACCAAACGCTCCTTTCTTGGACGATAAAACTG ATTCCTGCTCGGTGGACGGCAAAACCTACCCCAACGATCAGATATGGAGCCCAGAACCCTGTCGGGTGTGTTTATGTGATAAAGGGACGGTGTTGTGTGAGGACGTGGTTTGCGAGGATGTAGGGGATTGCCAGACCACAGAAACCCCAGAGGGCGAGTGCTGCCCTGTGTGCTCGGCTGCGAAACAGCAGCAGCCCCACGCAGAAACTG ACACCTGCACAGAAAATGGGAAGGTCTACGCCAACACAGACATGTGGAACCCAGAGCCATGTCGCCTGTGCGTGTGCGATATGGGAACCGTCGTGTGTGAAGATGTGGTGTGTGAGAACCTCGGCAATTGCCAGAACACAGTGATCCCCAGCGGTGAATGCTGTCCTGTGTGCCTAAGTGCAGCTTCAACGTTTTCACCCAACACCGACCCAACGACAG CCGCTGATGAGAAGAAATCAGAAAGCTGCAAAGTCGACGGGGAGGTCTACCATCACAACGACATCTGGAAACCCGCGCCCTGTCGCGTCTGCGTCTGCGACAACGGCGTTTCCATCTGCGACGAGATTCAGTGTGAGCCGCTGACGAACTGCGAGAAGGTCACCACGCCCGAGGGGGAATGTTGCCCCGTGTGCGACAACTTCGCCAGCGCCGGCAGGCGGATCG aaatTATGGGCTTCAAG GGACAGAAAGGGGAACCAGGTGACATACCATAT GTTGTGGGAAATCCGGGACACCAGGGACCAATG GGCCCCCCAGGACCTCAGGGAAGAACAGGACCAAGAGGATTCAAAGGCAGACGG GGATTCACTGGACCCCCGGGATTTGACGGTGAGCCTGGTGTCCCTGGAAATCCAGGAGAACCTGGACCCCCCGGGGATCCCTCTCCTCCCGGG GGAAACTTGGTGTCACAGATggctggttttagtgagaagtCAGGTTTTGCTCCAATGGTGTCTGCAACGAGG GGTGAAGCAGGACCCCGAGGACTTCCTGGACCAACTGGGCCTCCA GGCGCAACCGGCGGTCAGGGAATTCCCGGAGAACACGGAGACACGGGACCAATG GGTGAGCCAGGTCATCGAGGACCCGATGGACCTCCAGGGAAACCAGGACCTGAC GGAGAGGCTGGGCCTGCCGGTGCAACCGGAGAACCAGGATTTCCAGGATCACCG GGTGCAAGAGGATTCCCAGGACTTCCAGGTCTTCCAGGACGAAAAGGCcccaaa GGACACGCTGGTCTCGCAGGACCAAAAGGCGAGTCTGGGGCAGTCGGAGCCAAG GGTGGATCTGGTGCTGCTGGTCAAATgggccctccaggacctgcg GGTCCTCCTGGTTTGCAAGGAGAAAGAGGCAGAATTGGACCCACCGGTCCTTTG ggTAAACGTGGTTCGAATGGCCATCCTGGCAAACCCGGTCCTTTG GGTCCGATTGGAATTCCCGGGGTGCCGGGATTCCCAGGAAGTCCAGGAATGAAG GGTGAAGCGGGACCCACAGGAGTCAGAGGGAGTCGAGGGCAGCAGGGACCCAGGGGGGACGGCGGACGTGTTGGACCACCTGGACCAACTGGACAGCAG GGCGCTGCAGGACCTGATGGGGCCCCAGGTGCCCGCGGTTCCTCC GGTATATCAGGTTTACAGGGGCCGCCTGGTTTGATTGGCCCCGCCGGTCCTCCTGGCCCCCAGGGCACCACAGGAGCACCAGGACCAAAAGGCCAACTG GGTGATGCTGGACTACCAGGACATAAAGGAGAAGCTGGGCATAAAGGAGAAAGA GGTGACCACGGTGTTCCAGGGCCAATTGGTCCATTGGGTGAAGATGGAAAGCGTGGCCCCCGAGGGGATGCGGGAACCATCGGGTCTCCAGGACCACAAGGGGAGATG GGGCCACCAGGAAACCGAGGTTTTCCCGGTGCAGATGGTTTACCAGGACAAAAG GGAGCCCAGGGTGAGAGAGGACTGCCAGGATCGGCCGGCATCAAAGGTTCTCTGGGAGACCCGGGACGCAACGGAGAGCCAGGATTAACGGGAGCACGG GGTCTCTCGGGGCCAATCGGTGCTCAAGGAGCAGAGGGAAGGCAGGGCCCAATG GGCTCGGCCGGAGAGGACGGCAAACCTGGCCCGGCCGGTTCCGTCGGAACCCGAGGCGGTGCCGGAACCATGGGTCTGCCAGGACCAAAGGGCTTCGCA GGCGATGCTGGAAAAGCTGGAGAAGCTGGAAGTCCTGGCACTCCGGGTCAAAGG GGAGCAAATGGAAAAGACGGAGAGACCGGCGCTGCTGGTCCACCTGGTCCAGCT GGCCCTGCGGGAACGAGAGGAGAGCAAGGACCTCAAGGACAGACCGGTTTCCAG GGTTTGCCTGGACCCTCAGGTCCACCTGGAGAGGCAGGAAAGCCAGGTGATGAG gGTCTCGCAGGTGAAGCCGGCTCAGTTGGAGAGACGGGTCCAAGA GGTGAAAGAGGAGCGCcgggagaaagaggagaaaccGGTCCCAACGGGCTTCAGGGACCAAAAGGCGGTCCGGGAGCACCGGGATCAGACGGTCCCAAG GGTAACTCAGGCCCAAAGGGGGCTGCTGGAGAGCCGGGTGGTCCAGGACTTCAAGGGATGCCAGGGGAGAGAGGTATTTCAGGACCATCCGGACCAAAAGGCGATCCG GGCTCTGTTGGCGAGAAGGGACCTGAAGGAAAGGCAGGAGCTGATGGTGCAAGG GGGCTTGCTGGTCCAGTTGGAGTTGTTGGTTCAGGTGGGCCAAATGGAGAAAAG ggTGAAACCGGCCCACCGGGACCAACGGGACGCCGTGGCACCAGAGGAATCCCC GGTTCCAGCGGAGAGCCCGGTCCAACTGGGGCAGTGGGTTTTCCTGGACCGTCT ggTCAAGATGGCCAGCCAGGAGTCAAAGGTGAAACAGGAGAACCAGGACCTAAAGGAGAAGCAGGAGCTTCCGGACCTCAAGGCATGGCCGGGAAACCGGGTGAACAG GGGCCTGTTGGTGTCGCGGGGCTGAAAGGAGGCCGGGGAACACAAGGTCCAGCT GGGTCTCCCGGTTTTCCTGGACTGCCTGGGAAAGTTGGACCTCCAGGTTCACTT GGTGCGACTGGAGCCGACGGCCCCATAGGCGCTCCTGGAAAGAAGGGCCCTCCTGGGGTCGGAGGAGAAAACGGCGCTCCTGGACGTCAGGGAGAGAACGGACCGGCGGGACCGGCAGGAAGCCCCGGAGAGAAGGGAGGACCAGGAGAGGACGGTCCTCCG GGCCCCGACGGACCTCCTGGACCGGCTGGAACGACAGGACAGAGAGGAGGGGTGGGTCTGCCCGGAGTCCGAGGGGAGAGAGGTTCGGACGGACTGCCCGGTCCCGCG GGTCCACCTGGAAAACCAGGAGCTCCCGGTGCTCAGGGGACCAACGGTCCTCCAGGCGGGGTCGGTTTGCCCGGAGCCACGGGGCCAAGAGGTGATCCCGGTCCTGAG GGCATCGCCGGAGCCGAGGGGGCTCCCGGTAAAGACGGCCTAGTAGGAGAAAGG GGCGATAGGGGGAACCCGGGTCCAGAAGGACTGCCTGGCGTGCTGGGGTCTCCAGGAAACGAGGGACCGGTGGGAACCATCGGCGGTCCTGGACAAAGAGGAGAAACT GGTGCCAGAGGGCCCCCGGGACCACAGGGACAGCCTGGTGTACGGGGAAAAGTG GGCCCTCAAGGACCACAGGGGGAGAAAGGAGGAACCGGAGAACCTGGCGAGAGGGGTCAAAAGGGTCACAGAGGCTTTACCGGACTCCAGGGCCTCCCTGGAATAACT GGAGCCACAGGAGATGCAGGAGCTCGAGGAATTATCGGACCAGCCGGACAAAGG GGGCCTCCTGGAGTGGTGGGTCCTCCAGGAAAGGAAGGAAACGCTGGCCAGCCGGGACCAATGGGGGCTCCAGGGAGCAGAGGAACCGAAGGAGACCTCGGAGCTCAG GGTCCGCCTGGAGAACCCGGGCCAGCCGGTCCTCCGGGGCCCCCGGGTCCTCCCACGGCAGCCGCAGAGGAGCTCTACGCCGTCGATTACGACGCTCACGGCGAAGTCGGGGAAGCGGTAGAGCTCGGCGAGTACGACGCCGCCGCCGACCCTCCACCTCCGCCAGAGTTCAACAAGGACGAAGCCAAGCCCAACAATAACATCTTGGGTGCCGAAACGGGCGTCCGAGCCACGCTGAAGACCCTCAACGGACACTTGCAGAACCTGCGCAGTCCGGACGGCAGCAAGACGAACCCCGCCAAGACCTGCCAGGACATCAGGCAGTGCTATCCTCAGAAAAGGAGCG GTGAATACTGGTTGGATCCGAATCAAGGAAGCACAAAAGACGCCATCAGAGTCTTGTGCAACATGGAAACCGGTGAAACCTGCATTCCCGCCAATCCGGCCAGCGTTCCCCGCAAAGCCTGGTGGACAAAATCCACCCCCAGCCCCAACAAACCCACCTGGTTTGGAGCCGATATGAACGGTGGAGCCAAA TTCTTCTACGGCAGCGAGGAGGAGCAGCCCAACGCCGTGGCAGTCCagatgaagctgctgcagcttctgtcaAAGGAGTCGCACCAGAACGTCACGTATCACTGCAGGAACAGCGTGGCCGTTAAGGACGAGCAGGCCGGCAACTTTAAGAAAGCTCTCGTCCTCAGAGGCGCCAACGGACAAGAAATGAGGGCGCAGGGCAACAGCCGGCTCAGATACGCCGTCGTCGAGGACGGCTGCTCG AAACCGAACGGAGAGTGGGGCAAGACGGTGATTGAGTACAGAACTCAGACAACCACCAGGCTGCCCGTCGTGGACTTGGCCCCAATGGATGTCGGAAAGGCCGATCAGGAGTTCGGTCTGGACATCGGGCCGGTGTGCTTCTCGTAA